The Pseudomonas sp. SCB32 DNA window CGTAGTGGGTCGCACGGCTCAACAGGTCGATCTCGCCGTGCTGGAGTGCGTCGATCGCAGAGTTTCTATCAGCGTAGCGGCGCACTTCGACGCGCACATTCAGCGCCTCGGCGATCACGCCCATGTAATCGGCGGTGACACCCTCCAGATCCGTACCACTGGCGGTGACGTCGAACGGCGCGTAATCGGGCGCAGTCACCCCCAGCACGAGGGTGCGCTTGCTCCGCAGCCACTGCCAATCCGTCTCATCCAGGTGAACCTTGACCGGGACATCCGACGAGCGCGCCAGTAGATTCATCGAGGACCAGGAGGGCAAATCCGCTCCCACAGCACCGAGGCAGCCCACCAGCAGTATCGCCGCCAGTGCAACGCGAAGGTGCCCACGCCAGTTGAACATCGCACACCTCAGACCAGAGCGTTTCGCTTGGCAAACTCGATCAGATCGACCAGGGAATGAGCGTTCAGCTTCAACAGCAGGCGCGTCTTGTAGGTACTGACCGTCTTGTTGCTGATGAACATCTGCTCGGAGATCTCCTTGTTCGAGTAGCCGTTTGCCAGATACTGGAGTACGGCCATCTCGCGGTCGGAGAGGCGCTGGATGAGCTCCTGGTCGTCCATTTGCCCGCTGTTTCTGCGCGTCTGCCGAATGGCGGTGCTGGGGAAGTAGTTGTATCCCGCCACCACGGCGCTGACCGCGCTGATCAGTTCGGCCAGCCCTCCCTGCTTGCAGACGAAGCCCGAAGCGCCGGCCTGCATGCAGCGCATGGCGAACAGGGAGGCGCTCTGCCCGGTCAGCACCAGGATTTTCAGCGGCAGATCGAAGGCGGAAATTCGGCTGATGACCTCCAGGCCATCCAGGCGGGGAATTCCGATATCCAGGACAACCAGATCCGGAACCAGGTCCTTGACCAGGGAGAGAGCATCCACGCCGTTGTCCGTCTCGCCTACGACGACATGGCCTTCTTTTTCCAGCAATACCCGCATCGCCATGCGGATCACCGGGTGGTCATCGACAATAAGTACCTTGCTCACGGAATCCCTCCGACAGTTTTCATCAAGTGAAATATCTGCCGGTAAGATATCTTCTAAGCTTGCTCTGTCGAGACGACCCCCCCTCGATATTAATCATCAAGGGAGAATCCTACACAACAAGCGTAGATATCCTACAAAACACCTAAGAGCCCGGCCTCGCATCTTCAACAAAACAAAAAGCCTAGTCCCTATATCCGATTTCTCGACGGAATCTTCTGACATCAATTGAGCAAAACACCGACATCGCTTTTTTGACCGCTTCCGCACTATCGACAGGCCCCCTGTCCATAATGGAACTCCAGGATGACCACCACGCAATTGATGATCCCGGAGAATCTTCCGCCCCCGAGCCAGCCCGCCCTGCTCGATCTTGACGCTCGCCCCCCGCACTCTTCGCGCTACGCCCCACGTACTGGACGACCCGCAGGAGTTTCGCCAGGGCGTATAGGAGGTCCTGATCGAGGTCACGACAGGGGTGAATGGTGTATCCGCCAAATTATATTGGCTGATACCGAACCTGGCCGAATGGCACAAATCTCAAGTACAGAATGAAGTTGAAAGACCAAGCCGCCTGACAACACTGGCAGGACAATTCGATACTTATAAGCACACAGGTAAATCATCCGCAACTTTACTTCCTCCCGCACAACACCAAGGAAGCTCAGCAAAATCAAAGTTATCAGGATTTAGAAGCACATTTTCAACCAAAGACAATTTCAGAAACCAGCCGACAACATAACGGACAATCATTCATACGCCAAACCAACTCCAAACACGGAGCAAGTTTCCGAATATATTTCCTGGGCCTGATAAAAATTCAAACCTGCACTTCGAACTGAATAGGCAAGCAATGCCATATGCTCGGATATTTATTTCAACCGCGAACTAGAGACAACCACCGGGAACTCGAACACTCGATGCCCCAGGAGACATCGCCATGCAGATGCATCTTAACCGGATGGAGTTCTTCTACCTGACGCCAGCGCTGGACGCGGAGGAGGCCCGCGAGGCTTGCCAACGCCGCGGCAGGCCCTTCGACCTGCTGCTGTGCGACATCAATCTCCCGGGAGTCAGCGGCATAGAGCTGCTCAACGAACTGGTGAGCAGCGGTGGCATACGCCAGGCGATACTGTTCAGTTGCAAGGAAAACGACGAACTGCGGGCGCTGGAGAAAAACCTCAAGGCAAGCGGCCTTCCCCTTCTCGCCTGCCTGTCCAAACCCCTGGAGCAGCGGACGCTGCTGCGAACACTGGGCAAGAAAAGCGCATGACACCCCGGATGCACCGCTGCCCTCGGCAGCAAGTGCATCTCGAGCGCACCGCTATTGCGCTGTTGCGTTGATCGGCTGATCCGGATACCAGGCGTCCATCAACGGCCCTGCCGTGAAGCCGGCGAGTTCCGGCTGCAGCTTGAGCCAGCCGTCGACAATGGCGCGCTGCTCTTCGCTGACCGAGCCGCGCTGTGCCAGGCAGACGAAGCCGTACTCGTCACAGCCGCCATACACCATGTCGTTGGGCTCTACCGCATCGGATGCGAAGCGCTGCATGAATGCCGCGATCGCCGCTGCATCCAGCCCCTCCTTGTATTGGAAGCTCAACTCGAATCCCAACTCCTGGAATTCATCGACACACAGCTTCTTGCGCAAACGACGGGAACGATTAGTGGCCATCTGACAATCTCCTGCGGATAAGACGACGGTTCGACCTCATCATGACAATTCCAACTGTCCGGCGCGATCCGGACAGGTCATCCACAACATTAACAGCTCCGCCGGCCCTGCCATGACAACTGGCATGTGTTGCCCAGCGCAACCCGCGGCAGCTTGCGGCATAATGTCCGCAGCTCCGGGGGAACAAGGAGCGTTCATTCGTATTATTGCGTTTCATCTTTTCATTTTTTCATGTCAATGCCCGACCACTGGGATGTCACCTTTCCTATGTTCAAATCTCTGCGTGTTCTCGCCTTCGCCACATTGCTACCGCTCACCCTGCCGGCCCTGGCCCAGATCAACACCACCCTGCCTGATCGCGTCGAAAAGGCCCTGAAGGCCAGCAAGCTGAACAATGACGCGCTGTCGCTGGTGATGATTCCCCTCGAAGGCCCCGGCAACGCTACCTATTTCAATTCCGATGTTTCGGTGAACCCAGCCTCGACCATGAAGCTGTTCACCACCTACGCCGCCCTGGAGATGCTCGGCCCCACCTACAAGTGGCAGACCGAGTTCTACACCGACGGCCAGCTCAAGGATGGCGTGCTCAACGGCAACCTCTACCTCAAGGGTGGCGGCGATCCCAAGCTGAACATGGAGAAGCTCTGGCTGCTCATGCGCGACCTGCGCGCCAATGGCGTCAGCAAGGTCACTGGTGACCTGGTGCTGGACCGCAGCTACTTCAACATCCCGCAACTGCCGGTGTTCAACGACGACGGCGGCGACGACAACAAGCCCTTCCTGGTCGGCCCCGACTCCCTGATGGTCAACCTCAAGAGCGTGCGCCTGGTCGTGCGTTCCGATGGCGGCAAGGCTAGCGTGCTGATGGACCCGCCACTGGCCAACGTACGTATCGACAATCAGATCCAGGTGAGCAAGGCCGAGCCCTGCCCGGCCTGGCCGAAGCTGCGCTTCAGCCCGGTCACCCAGTTCGACGGCACCTCGCTGGTGGCGACCGGCCAGATTCCCCTGGGCTGCAGCGCCCAGACCTACATGTCGCTGCTCGACCACCCCGGCTACACCGCTGGCGCCGTTCGCGGGATCT harbors:
- a CDS encoding response regulator transcription factor, coding for MSKVLIVDDHPVIRMAMRVLLEKEGHVVVGETDNGVDALSLVKDLVPDLVVLDIGIPRLDGLEVISRISAFDLPLKILVLTGQSASLFAMRCMQAGASGFVCKQGGLAELISAVSAVVAGYNYFPSTAIRQTRRNSGQMDDQELIQRLSDREMAVLQYLANGYSNKEISEQMFISNKTVSTYKTRLLLKLNAHSLVDLIEFAKRNALV
- a CDS encoding response regulator encodes the protein MQMHLNRMEFFYLTPALDAEEAREACQRRGRPFDLLLCDINLPGVSGIELLNELVSSGGIRQAILFSCKENDELRALEKNLKASGLPLLACLSKPLEQRTLLRTLGKKSA
- a CDS encoding YggL family protein, which codes for MATNRSRRLRKKLCVDEFQELGFELSFQYKEGLDAAAIAAFMQRFASDAVEPNDMVYGGCDEYGFVCLAQRGSVSEEQRAIVDGWLKLQPELAGFTAGPLMDAWYPDQPINATAQ
- the dacB gene encoding D-alanyl-D-alanine carboxypeptidase/D-alanyl-D-alanine-endopeptidase, which translates into the protein MFKSLRVLAFATLLPLTLPALAQINTTLPDRVEKALKASKLNNDALSLVMIPLEGPGNATYFNSDVSVNPASTMKLFTTYAALEMLGPTYKWQTEFYTDGQLKDGVLNGNLYLKGGGDPKLNMEKLWLLMRDLRANGVSKVTGDLVLDRSYFNIPQLPVFNDDGGDDNKPFLVGPDSLMVNLKSVRLVVRSDGGKASVLMDPPLANVRIDNQIQVSKAEPCPAWPKLRFSPVTQFDGTSLVATGQIPLGCSAQTYMSLLDHPGYTAGAVRGIWQELGGTIMGKDREGSVPKSAKLVARAESPDVVEVIRDINKYSNNTMARQLFLSLGAHFRSGADADDAQAAQRVVRQWLARKGITATHLVMENGSGLSRDERVSAREMAAMLQAAWHSPYAAEYISSLPIVAKDGTMRKRLRGTPMAGEAHVKTGTLNTVRALAGFSRDANGRTWVVVAILNSNRPWGASSILDQVLLDLYSSTKRAGE